The region ATATACATCCATTGCCCAGAAAAGCTTGCTTTCAACATCTAGGGCCTGTCTCCGTCGGATGATCGAATGAGACCTTGATGCACTCGTTGAGGCGTATCCGGAGAACAGAATACATGTGAGTTAAAAAAGGGACGATAAAAAGTAACGAACGAATACGGCTATGGTTAACGCAGCCAAACTACTCGACCGTTCTGTTGTCTTTATGTCTCGTTCTCATTGTACCTCCGCATGTAACAGAGTGCGAAGATACGCTGACATCGTTCAACCATGCCTAATTTGTGGCATGTGCTCGAACCACCTGCTTCAACCTGCAGTCCTTGGATGATCCTCAGTAGGCTCAAAGCCCAGGACCGTATCAAGTATGGGATGGACGATCAAGCTCTGCGATCAATCGATGAACATATTCTTGGTAAACACGCGCGTCGACCAGCGTTGGATGGACCAATTGAACAAGCTGCAGGTGATCAGCTTGCCCTATCACGCAAGATTGGGACTGAACCTACCTCTCCTCGATCGTTCCGAGCCTGCGAACCTCTACTTGTTGGTGGATTGATGTATCCTTGCATGCCTCTGCGGATTCGGTTCGTGGGATCATATGCCGGGCCATTGGGTTCAGGAAACATCGCTGAAATGAACGGATCCTGCCAGACCGGCTGATGAGGTGATCGCTTGGCGGCATTGTCTGGAGCAATGTTTTCTTGTCTTCCTGGATTGTTCTGTGCGAAGACAATGAATGCCCGTAAGCCTCCATGCTAATTCTGCACGCATATAGGTTACAACTTACCAATGGGTTGTCCATTGATTCATCACCCAACTCTGACTCTAGAGTCGACGTTAGGTCTGAATCGGTCTGAGTTCCTCGCGAGATGGTGTCACGGTCTACTAAGTGGCCAACGTTCTCGAAGTCTTCATCTGGATCAGCTTTTCTAGCCTTCACTCAATTAATTTCACTGCATGAGAAGCTTGAAATGGTGCTTACATTCTCCGTAGTTGAACTCAAACGTCTCTTGACTGGATTTGATTCATGGCCTTTTGATGGCGAAAGTTGCGCTGCTGCGCTACCGGAATTAGGTGCTCTTGCAGAGAAGCACTCCTGGTCCTTGGGCGCAGCGGTGCGATCAACGCCGGACCTCTCTCTAGGAGATCTTTTGCCTGTGGAGGCCGATTCTGTACGATAAGTGCGCTTCATTTTCGGCTGTTGTGGGTACCTCCGAAGAACGAGCTCTATATTTGGTGAACGGCTTGGACAGCTTGACACAAGGAATGCGGTTGCTGGAGGGGCTTTTGCGTCCAATTTCATGCAAAGATCATAGGCCAACCTGTTCAAAGGGAGCAAGTTCTTGCGGGAATTTACTAGGTGAGAACATTATGTCAGAGCGCACGGCCACAAAGCGATGGAGGATTGCTTCTTTTCAGGAGAAATACCGGGCTGTGTTATCTCACTCTCGAGACGGGGAAGCctgagaggaagagcagttACTGACGTGCGGAGATTTGGGATGTAGGTCTCCAAGACAACCCGATTTGGCCGAGGCAGAGATAGCGGTAGTGAATTGATATTGAGCCCGTTGTGTTGCGAAGTTGATACGCCATTCACTGTATTCCAGTCCGCACTCGAACAAAGTGCTAGCCAAAAGGACAGATGGAGTGAATGAGCGCTTCTCGCAGGCTGGATGGCTGCTTTCCCACCTCTGATAACCCGAGAGCCCTTGTCAGAGCTCGAAGTTGAAGGTCTAGGCAGAGCAAATCTGACGGTTACGGGACGTTGTTCATGGCTTGAAGTTCCACCGTCTGCATTTGTGTTTCTCTCTCCCGGTTCGAGTTCCTGTTGATTGTCACCTGCCAGCGTTTGCGACTGAACCTCGTCACATTCCGACTCAGGCGGAGTCTCTGGTATCGTGTCAGTGTCTGAGTCTTGAGAgaatccatcctcatcctcgtccccGTCGTAGCTGTTACCCGAACCCTTGCGCTTTTGATGCCATATAGCAAGGTCATGGTTTCGGTGGAAGATGCTATCGATGTGGTAACAGAGGTCATCCTCTGTCAGACTAATGCGGGTGGGTTTCAATCGGAGCATCGTGGAGACTGATGTCAAGGCTCTACGTATACGTGAGTTCCACCGGCAAAAAGAGACTATACATTTTACATGGCGGAGTTCGGTTAGAGGAAGGAACGATGGTGATttcctgaagaggaagtagTATACCCGCGCAGGAGTAAGTTCAAGTATTATATACTATGCTTACTATGCTTTCTACGTAGCGAGACTGAAATATCGAGTAGTGACCCCAGAATCGTGTCCAGAAGACCTACAAGGCCAGAGATCCGACAGAAATGACGAGCAGTGGAGTGGCCCAGTCATGGAGTGACGAATGCCTCTGCCTAACTAAGAATAACCACAAGTCCATAAGAATAAATCTATCCACTCAAGCGAAGCAGGCTGTGGCCTGGGGCCATAGCATCATCTTGAGTCTCAGAATAATGCTTAGTCTGCGTTAGTAGTTCAATGCTAATAATAATTCAGTCAAGAAGGCCGGTATGGCTGATAGCCAGTTGTTGTTGGGCTTGACTTTAACTCTCCGCTCGTCCTCCACTCTGgcccttctctctccctctcgTCCTCCCTCTCACTCCCTCTTTTTGTCCGTCCCCTCTTCGAGACTTCAACAACTCATCCCGCTTCGTCATTTCGCTCGCTTGGTTctgcttctctctctctctattCTGTATTCCTGTATCAGCTTTGCAGTGCAGTCCTTCGCACCGTCCTCGCTCCTCGACCCTCGACTTCTTCGACTCCCGCCTGGCCCTGGATCATGCATTCTCCGCCCCGTCTCCGACCGCGGCCATAGTCAACTTGGCCTAACTTGTCCGTCCCATCGATTTTGGGACGTACATAATTTCCTCAATACTTCTACCTGTTTGCTCGTTCAGCTGCGAACCCGCTGTTTTGAGTCGTCGTGCTGCCCGAGCTTCCAACTACGCAAGATAGCTCTTCCGTTCCACCCACGTTCCTATCCGCCTTCCTCCCCACATAGCCGCTCCCTTTCGGCTCGATCATTGACCCCTGAGTCGCCCGTCAGAATTACAGTATAGAGAGTTTGGATTGTCGCGTCTAGTATGGATGGGGATATTAGCCTCTCCCAGTCTCTGGGCGGGCTACGTATAGCAAACCCCGACAATGTCTCGTTAGATTCATCCGACGATGCCTCTACGCCTGCTGCCACTACTGCTCAACCAGAGTCTACATCATCGACGACTGATACAAAAGATGAACCCACAGAAATTGACCAGCAGGACAGCGCAGTATCATCGTGCCCTCCCCCTGCCGACCATCGAATGTCCTACCAGTCATACCACCCCGAtgtccagcagcagcccgcCTCACATTATGCTTCCCCGATCCCGTCCCAGCCACAACATTCCGCCCCCACGAGCTCATCCCGCCCCGTATCGACATTATACTCAAATGGGGGCGCGCCAGTATCAGCCATTCGAGAAGGCCCATATCGTATTCGTACAGACTCTGCCGcgtcttctgcttccgaAAGTCTGGCACGAGCCGAATCTCGTGGAGGGTCTGCGGCCTACCAGGCTGGAGTGCCCATCCGCGACAATACCCATAGCGACCGCTCGTATCACACGGCCCAAATGCCCCCCAACGGTGCAGCGGTGATGCGTCAACCATCTCGAGCACGCGCTGCAGCCGCGCAACAACTGTCGGGGTCGCCCTATGGGACGGAAAATGGTCCGATGTCAAGCAGCGATGAGTGGCAGGAGCGTGGTGCCGCTGTCACAGTAAGACAGGAGATTGATGCTAATGGGAAGCCGGTCGCGCGGTACATTAAGAAAGGGGTTCGGGATTTCTCCTTCGGTCAGACCCTCGGTGAGGGCTCATATAGCACGGTCGTACTGGGGACAGACCGTCAAACCCTCAAGGAATACGCAATCAAGATCCTGGACAAACGCCACATCataaaggagaaaaaggtcAAGTATGTTAACATCGAAAAAGACACTCTCAACCGCCTCACCGATCACCCAGGTGTCGTCCGATTATATTATACATTTCAAGATGAGCGCTCGCTATATTTCGTCCTTGACCTCTGCAAAGGCGGCGAATTGCTAGGCGTCTTGAAGCGAATGACCACCTTCGATGAAGAGTGTACGAGATTTTATGGCGCCCAAATATTAGATGCGATTGACTACATGCACAAGCGCGGCGTCATTCACCGAGATCTGAAACCGGAAAACGTTCTGCTTGACAGTCAAATGCATATCAAAGTCACTGACTTTGGTACGGCGAAGATACTCAAGGGTAATCAAGCCTCTCAGAATTCGAGCGGCATCCCGTCGCTAGACTCTGATATGCCTGAGGAGGAGCGTGCCAGTTCATTTGTTGGGACGGCTGAATATGTCAGTCCTGAATTATTAACAGACAAGAACGCGTGCAAAGCAAGTGATTTGTGGGCATTCGGTTGTATTATTTACCAACTTCTCGCAGGCCGGCCACCTTTCAAAGCCGCCAATGAGTACCTGACATTCCAGAAGATTGTTGCGCTAGAGTACGAATTTCCTTTGGGCTTCCCCAGCGTCGCCCGCGATCTTGTCGAgcgcctcctcgtcctcgaccCAACACGTCGTCTCCCTATCGAACATATCAAGAACCATGAATTCTTCGAGGGTATGACTTGGGGACCCGACTTGTGGAAACAAAAAGCGCCCCGCCTGAAAGCTTATACCCCGCCACCCCGCGAACCCATTAAACTTAATGGGGGCTCAGATGGAGACAGCTTTCCCCCCAGCATTAACACAGCACCATCAAATGCGAGCTCCCGAGTAATGCCCAGGCTGATTACCGAATTGCCGGCTCCTAGCCAATTGGACATTGAGTGGTCTCCTGTGCTGACAAAAAACAACGAAAGGATTCTGAAGTTAGGGAACCTGGTTGTCGTGTCATCTGCAGCCTCTCACAGTCCCGTCTCCAAAAATGGGGAGTACGAAGCGCCAAAGAAGTTTTCACGATTCTTCGGCGGTAGCACTACGAAGAAGCGGCAACGCCTGGTAATGATTACCTCCTCCGGTCGAATTATCATGGCTGCTGCCGGCGGCGAcgagaaaaaagcaaaaatggAACTGTCTCTGCTTGCTCCGGGAACACATTATCGCACATCTACAGACGCTAAAGGTGTATCGTGCTGGATAGTGGATACGGTATGGAATTCCTTCCCTTTACCAGAAAATTCAGATATCATCCTGACCAATACACTTACAGCGCGAGAAACACTTTGTCTTCGAAGACCCAAAGCCGTCATCAAGCAATGCAGGCACAACCGCAATATCTGCGCAGGACTGGTTGGATACCCTCGACCGAGCACGAGAGATGGCTTTGGCGCAACAGCAAAATGGCCAATACTCAGCCGATGACGCATTCCGTGACTTATCGTCTGGCTTCTCAAGCCCCGCTAACACCCTAGATAGGGCAGCGGAAGCTCCCCAAGAATCAGCTCCACAAGGACGGGCAACCCTTGTCAAGCACCAAGGAAACGATTCCGAATCCATCAAAGGAAGGAAACGTTTTAGCCGGCGCCATTCGAAAAATGGCCTAGCTGCGGTTTTCTAGAACAGCCATCCCATTGATGTTTTCCTGAGAGATATCCCCATTAGTTCCGAGTTTCAAGTTCCGCTTTTCAGTTTATCGACTGCTGCACTTTCCTCACTCTGCTCCTTGCTTCGTTCTTGGAGGTGCAATGGTCATGGCTATAGCCGCTACCCTGGACCTCATTTTCTCTGAAATATACATGAATCTCCTCGCCATACTTCTGAATGCCAGCACTGTACCTGGAATTTCTTCCAGGGCGCCTGGATTGTcacttttctcttccataCACGTTACATATTTCGGCCATCGTCAACCTCCCCACCGGATTTTGATATCAGCGGGCTTACATACTATGAACTTGAGCCGGGCGCCACTACTCATTTCCTTTGTGTCTGCAATTTTGTCTTGATGCATGCCTCCATCCATATCTCTGCGAAGAACCCCTTTAGTGACGCGGTTTATTTCACTTAGTTTTCAGCGCTACTAGTCTTGCATCTTGCAATCATGAGCGGTTTGCTTTCAAATTCCCTTTGTCCactgcttcttctctctctaTCTTTGGTTCCGTCTTATAtcttttcttcgcttcctctATATCCCTGTTCCTCTCTATCTACCAATCCCCGGCTCTGATTTTGGTTTGGTTGATATTGCTGCATTTAGAATGGACGGAGTATCGTATCTATTTATGTATTTACCCATCTGCACATTTATATCCCTCATCGTCCGATGTGTCTTCGTGTTATACATCATATCGCCGCACCTATCTACCttattcttctctcttcctaTCTCgaaagatatatatacaagTATACTATATAATGTCAGGGTCTCATCTTGTGAAACATTTCAGGACGGCTTTTAAGTCACTTGGTTTCTAACAATGTCGCGTACTATATTGTATGTAGCCTAAGGAATAGTCTGCGTAGATTGAGGGAAACACTACCAGCGATACGAGAATAACGAGAATAATTTTATGAATTAAATGGATTTACTGGATCAAGTATACATGAAGGGTATTATGGTCAACAAACTGCGGATACAAAAGTGAACGCCAATTATATAAAGAGCCAATCAATATTGGAATCATCCAATTCGTGAATCCAGTCGaagtcgtcatcatcataatgATTGTCCTCAATAGGGCTTAAAGGGGTGGTGGTTGACGGGGTATCGGTTGCAGTAGCCGGAGAAGTAATGACCGAAGGCGAGCTTGACGCAGCAGGAAAGCTCAAATCAGACCCAGCACTGTCTGAATATAAATCCGCAGCGGCCGTTGCTGCGGTAGTCGCACGAAACCTCGACAGCTCCGCGCGTCTGGAATCGCGTTTTCGCCACATCATCGTTAGAACCCACGCGGCGTTGCGCACGTTGACGCTTGTGATGTGGAAGTACAAAGTACGAAGGATTTCGAGCATAAACGGGCGCTGCGCTGGATCTCTGCATTCGGCGCCTGCAATGAACGAGGGCCAAATGAGGCATTTGAAATGTGGATCGGAGGGCGGGATGAGAGAGAACTGGTTGATAAGAAAGGTTGCGACCTCGGCGTGGTCTGAAGGGAGACCGATAGTTGCAGAAATGGTTGTTGCGCCGGGACGAGGACGGGAAAGAACTCTTGTGGCATAAAGGTAGACGGCGGCTTTATATATGGTAGCCAGCGCAATGCGCATGGAGAGGtctgggaggaagaggtagcTTTGGAGGGACTCTGCCCAGGCGACAGGGTCAAACGCTTGGATGTGCCTGGGGAGGTTTTCGGGACACTGGAGCGGGTTTGAACCTTTGGGGAGGTAGACAGATGGAAAGACAGTGCTTGGTTGTGAATTGGGGTCGTCACTTAGGTCGAGGTCAAAGAAGGCGtgaacgaagaagatggcctCTAGTAGGTAGGCGGGACAGCCGACCCATGAGGTTTCTTCTAGACGCTTCAAGACCGAAGCTCCCATCGC is a window of Aspergillus nidulans FGSC A4 chromosome VI DNA encoding:
- a CDS encoding protein ksg1 (transcript_id=CADANIAT00009966) encodes the protein MDGDISLSQSLGGLRIANPDNVSLDSSDDASTPAATTAQPESTSSTTDTKDEPTEIDQQDSAVSSCPPPADHRMSYQSYHPDVQQQPASHYASPIPSQPQHSAPTSSSRPVSTLYSNGGAPVSAIREGPYRIRTDSAASSASESLARAESRGGSAAYQAGVPIRDNTHSDRSYHTAQMPPNGAAVMRQPSRARAAAAQQLSGSPYGTENGPMSSSDEWQERGAAVTVRQEIDANGKPVARYIKKGVRDFSFGQTLGEGSYSTVVLGTDRQTLKEYAIKILDKRHIIKEKKVKYVNIEKDTLNRLTDHPGVVRLYYTFQDERSLYFVLDLCKGGELLGVLKRMTTFDEECTRFYGAQILDAIDYMHKRGVIHRDLKPENVLLDSQMHIKVTDFGTAKILKGNQASQNSSGIPSLDSDMPEEERASSFVGTAEYVSPELLTDKNACKASDLWAFGCIIYQLLAGRPPFKAANEYLTFQKIVALEYEFPLGFPSVARDLVERLLVLDPTRRLPIEHIKNHEFFEGMTWGPDLWKQKAPRLKAYTPPPREPIKLNGGSDGDSFPPSINTAPSNASSRVMPRLITELPAPSQLDIEWSPVLTKNNERILKLGNLVVVSSAASHSPVSKNGEYEAPKKFSRFFGGSTTKKRQRLVMITSSGRIIMAAAGGDEKKAKMELSLLAPGTHYRTSTDAKGVSCWIVDTREKHFVFEDPKPSSSNAGTTAISAQDWLDTLDRAREMALAQQQNGQYSADDAFRDLSSGFSSPANTLDRAAEAPQESAPQGRATLVKHQGNDSESIKGRKRFSRRHSKNGLAAVF
- a CDS encoding CDC26 family anaphase-promoting complex subunit (transcript_id=CADANIAT00009965), which produces MLRLKPTRISLTEDDLCYHIDSIFHRNHDLAIWHQKRKGSGNSYDGDEDEDGFSQDSDTDTIPETPPESECDEVQSQTLAGDNQQELEPGERNTNADGGTSSHEQRPVTVRFALPRPSTSSSDKGSRVIRGGKAAIQPARSAHSLHLSFWLALCSSADWNTVNGVSTSQHNGLNINSLPLSLPRPNRVVLETYIPNLRTSVTALPLRLPRLESEITQPGISPEKKQSSIALWPLAYDLCMKLDAKAPPATAFLVSSCPSRSPNIELVLRRYPQQPKMKRTYRTESASTGKRSPRERSGVDRTAAPKDQECFSARAPNSGSAAAQLSPSKGHESNPVKRRLSSTTENARKADPDEDFENVGHLVDRDTISRGTQTDSDLTSTLESELGDESMDNPLHGGLRAFIVFAQNNPGRQENIAPDNAAKRSPHQPVWQDPFISAMFPEPNGPAYDPTNRIRRGMQGYINPPTSRGSQARNDRGELVQLVHPTLVDARVYQEYVHRLIAELDRPSHT